The sequence CCCTTCCAGCGGAAGCTGAATCAGGCCCGCCCGATTAAAGCCCAGGTTTTTTCGCTGTATGTATTGCAGTTGCTGGTAGATCACGAGCGTTCCCACAATCAGCAGCATAGACAGGGCAAACTGCACGATCACCAGCGCGCGCCGTACCGATTGCGCACCGCCCCCCACGCGGAAGCTACTCTTCAAAACCTGCACCGGATTGAGCGACGACAGGAAGAAAGCGGGGTAGCTACCCGCCAGCAGCCCCATCGCCAGCAGTATACCGACCATCGTCGCCCAGGTCGACGGCTGACCCAATGGCAGCGCGAGTTGCTTGCCGGTTAACTGATTAAAGCCAGGCAGGAGCAGGTTAACCAACAGAATGGCCACCAGCAAGGCAAGGGTCGTCAGCAGGATTGCCTCGCTCAGAAACTGCCCGATCAGCGAGGATCGTTCGGCACCAATGGCCTTCCGCACGCCCACTTCCCGGGCCCGCTTCACCGACCGGGCTGTTGCCAGATTCATGAAGTTGACACCCGCAATCAGCAGCAGAAACAACGCCACGACAACAAACAACCGGACATACTCAATGCGCCCCCCATCGCGGTGCCCGTCGGTAAAGTGCGAATACAGGTACGCTTCCGTTTCGGGTTGCAAAAACAAGTCGATCGAAAAGTAGGGACCAAAGTCTTTGTTACGTCCTTTCAGAAATGTCCGGAGCTTATTGCCTACTTTTTCGGGGTCGGCGTCGGCCCGCAGTTGCAGGTGGGTGCCGGGGCCGGCATTTTCCCAAACGGTAAGCCAGGGCTCACGCGCCAGATAGGCCTGCCAGTTGATCAGAAACTCGTAGGGCTCAGCCGTGTGCGGCGACAGGTTCTCGAAAACGGCCGTTACCTGATATGATTGCCAGTTGTCGATACGCAGGGTTTTGCCAACAGCCTGCTGCGGCGATCCGAAATAAAGAACGGCGAGCTTTCGGGAAATGGTGATGCTGTTGGGATCGGTAAGCGCCGATTGGGGCGAACCCGCCAGCAGCGGCAGGCTGCACATGCGAAACCAGTCGGCGCCAGCAAAACGCCCCTGCTGCCGGGCGGTCTTTTGGCCACCCTGCAACACGTGCTCTTCGGGACCAGAAAAACCGGCCGCATAGCGCACCTCGGGCAGAACGCGCTTCAGTTCGTCGGCCAGGATACCGGGCGTGTCTTCGTCGGTGACGATGCGCCCGTCGGCCTTTTCGTGTTCCATCACCCGGTAGAGGTGCCGGGCATTGGGGTAATGGGTGCCGATACGCCGTTCGTCCTGTACCCACAATAGAATGAGGATGCTGCTAGCCAGCCCCAGCGCCAACCCAACGATGTTGATCGCCGAGAACATCTTGTTCCGAATCAGATTGCGCCAGGCAATTTTGAGGTAGCTGCTCCACATAATCAGCTGCGGGTTATTCGGTTCGTAAACTCTTCACGGGGTTCATCAGGGCAGCTTTGATGCTCTGGAAACTCACCGTCAGGAAGGCGATGCCCACAGCCAACAGGCCAGCCAGCGCGAAAACCCACCAGCTGATCGGCGTGCGGTAGGCAAAATCAGCCAGCCAACTCGACATGGCCCACCACGCCAGCGGTGAGGCCAGCGCCACGGCCAGCAGCACCAGTTTAAGGAAATCCTGATTCAGCAGCGACACGATACTGAACACGCTGGCACCCAACACCTTGCGCACACCGATTTCCTTCGTCCGCTGCTCGATGCGGAGCACGGCGATGGCAAACAGGCCCATGCACGACAGGAAGATGGCTATGCTGGCGGCGGTGGTGAAGAGGTGGCTCAGGCGGGCTTCCCGGCGGTACCAGCGGTCGGTGTTTTCGTCGAGAAACGAGCCCAGGAATTCCTGTTTGGGCGCAATGGCTTTCCAGACGGCTTTCACCGTCTCCATCGATCCCGGCAGATTCGTCGGCCTTACGCGCACCAGCAGGTAGCGAACGGGCGCGCTGCGGGGGTCCATGTGCAGCACAATGGGTTGCGCTTTCTGGTGCAGTGAATACAGGTTGAAATCGGCAACGACGCCCACCACCTGAAATTTACCTTTTGACGAATCGGGCAGAATGAACTTGCCCACGGGGTTCTTCTCCCCCATCTGCTTGGCCATACTCTGCGAGATCAGCACCGACTGGCTCGAATCGCTGCCGTAGGCCGGATCAAAATCACGACCCTGTAACAACTTGATGCCAAGCGCCTTGAGGTAGTCCGTATCGACCCGCACCCAGTCGCAGCCGACTTCCCGTTTGCCATACAAAAAGCCGTACATATGCCGCGACGACGAGCCATCCAGCCCGTTACCAATGTTGACGCCGGTGCCACTCACCGCCAGTACGTTGGGTTGGCTGGCCAGCCGGTCGCGCAGCAGGCGCAGGCTCGTGGTGCCGTCCAGATCGCTGCCAACCGGGATGCTGATCACCTGTTCGGTGGTGTAGCCCATCGGCATTTCGCGCAGGTACGTTAGCTGCTGATTCATCACCAGCGTGCAGACAATGAGCAGGCTGGCAATCACGAACTGCACCACAATCAGCCCGTTGCGCAACAGACCGGGGCGGCCCGTCTGCAATTTTCCTTTCAGCACCGATACGGCGTTGAACCGCGCAATGATCCACGACGGATAACCACCCGCTAGCAGCATGATGAGCAGAAACGCCACCCCGACGCCCAGCCAGGTACGTGGTTGCGACAGGTCGGCGGTGGTCAGGTTGGCCCGGAACAACGTATTGAACTGCGGCCGGGCGACGTAAGCCAACCCGATCCCCAGCAGGACAGCGACGCCGCAGAGCAGTGCCGTTTCGCCCCAAATCTGGGCGAAAAGTTGCCCACGCCCGGCCCCCAGCGACTTCCGCACGCCCACTTCGCGCGCCCGGGTGAAGGCCTGCGCCACCGTCAGGTTCACGAAGTTGATGCCGGCGATAAAGACCATAAACGCCGCAATCAGCAGCAGCGTGTAGATGTACGTTTTGTTGACACCCTGCCCGCCCACGGTTTCCGTATCGAAGTGCACGTCGCGCATGGGCAGCAGCAGCAGGCTTTGTTGTTGGCCCCGCTCATTTTTGGCATAGCCCTGCTCGTTGCGCTCTTTGATGTTTTTGGCCATGTACTTCTGCAAAAACGCTTCGAGCCGTTTCTCAACGCCCGCCTGCGTGGCCGACGCGGCCAGCTTCACGTAGACCTCATGGTCGCCGTGGTTCCAGTTGGTGCGTTCCTGCGCGTAAGCACCGGCGTTTTCAATGCGCATCAGCGCGTCGTAGTCGACAGATGAGTTGTCGGGGAAATCGGCAATGACTCCCGTGACGACGACGTTGGTAAAGGTGCCGTTGAGGTTCACCTGCATCGATTTGCCTATCGGGTTGGCCGCGCCGAACACGCTTTTCGCCATGTTTTCGCTGATGACAATGTTGCTCTTGTCGGCCAGCGCCGTTTTGGCATCACCTTTTTTGAGGGCAAACGAAAACAGCTTCAGGAAATCAGGATCACAGAAGCGGACCATCTTATTGAGGGCTTTGTCGCCGTAGCGCACCCCGCCCGAGCCTGTCATCCAAGTCGTGGCCGCTTCGATCTCGGGGAATTCGGCTCGCAGTGCCGGAATCAGCGGGTAAGGCATCGACGCG comes from Fibrella aestuarina BUZ 2 and encodes:
- a CDS encoding ABC transporter permease; amino-acid sequence: MWSSYLKIAWRNLIRNKMFSAINIVGLALGLASSILILLWVQDERRIGTHYPNARHLYRVMEHEKADGRIVTDEDTPGILADELKRVLPEVRYAAGFSGPEEHVLQGGQKTARQQGRFAGADWFRMCSLPLLAGSPQSALTDPNSITISRKLAVLYFGSPQQAVGKTLRIDNWQSYQVTAVFENLSPHTAEPYEFLINWQAYLAREPWLTVWENAGPGTHLQLRADADPEKVGNKLRTFLKGRNKDFGPYFSIDLFLQPETEAYLYSHFTDGHRDGGRIEYVRLFVVVALFLLLIAGVNFMNLATARSVKRAREVGVRKAIGAERSSLIGQFLSEAILLTTLALLVAILLVNLLLPGFNQLTGKQLALPLGQPSTWATMVGILLAMGLLAGSYPAFFLSSLNPVQVLKSSFRVGGGAQSVRRALVIVQFALSMLLIVGTLVIYQQLQYIQRKNLGFNRAGLIQLPLEGALVPNYSAFREQLRQLPGIQSVTYGKSGPLGNNNTSDGVSWPGKDPTAAIQFTMTAVGYDFTKTMGVRVSQGRDYSPEFRADTANYLINQAAANRIGYKDPVGKPLTVWGKAGTIIGVLNDYHFNSLHKAIRPLVIRFQQKGDAGVVLVRAQPGQTQQAIASLEAVCRRLNPAFPFAYSFVDADFATQYRSETVVSRLATLFAGLAIFIACLGLFGLAAFTAEQRTKEIGVRKVLGASVSSIVALLSRDFLKPVLIAIGLASPLAWWATSNWLAKFAYRIELSWWLFALAGLLAVGIAFLTVSFQSIKAALMSPVKSLRSE
- a CDS encoding ABC transporter permease, coding for MFRNYLTIALRTLWKHRVHTLINGLGLAVAFGSALLLGLTSAFELSFDRFHADHERMFKLYFSSTDREGKLNHSASMPYPLIPALRAEFPEIEAATTWMTGSGGVRYGDKALNKMVRFCDPDFLKLFSFALKKGDAKTALADKSNIVISENMAKSVFGAANPIGKSMQVNLNGTFTNVVVTGVIADFPDNSSVDYDALMRIENAGAYAQERTNWNHGDHEVYVKLAASATQAGVEKRLEAFLQKYMAKNIKERNEQGYAKNERGQQQSLLLLPMRDVHFDTETVGGQGVNKTYIYTLLLIAAFMVFIAGINFVNLTVAQAFTRAREVGVRKSLGAGRGQLFAQIWGETALLCGVAVLLGIGLAYVARPQFNTLFRANLTTADLSQPRTWLGVGVAFLLIMLLAGGYPSWIIARFNAVSVLKGKLQTGRPGLLRNGLIVVQFVIASLLIVCTLVMNQQLTYLREMPMGYTTEQVISIPVGSDLDGTTSLRLLRDRLASQPNVLAVSGTGVNIGNGLDGSSSRHMYGFLYGKREVGCDWVRVDTDYLKALGIKLLQGRDFDPAYGSDSSQSVLISQSMAKQMGEKNPVGKFILPDSSKGKFQVVGVVADFNLYSLHQKAQPIVLHMDPRSAPVRYLLVRVRPTNLPGSMETVKAVWKAIAPKQEFLGSFLDENTDRWYRREARLSHLFTTAASIAIFLSCMGLFAIAVLRIEQRTKEIGVRKVLGASVFSIVSLLNQDFLKLVLLAVALASPLAWWAMSSWLADFAYRTPISWWVFALAGLLAVGIAFLTVSFQSIKAALMNPVKSLRTE